Proteins encoded together in one Flavobacteriales bacterium window:
- a CDS encoding TraR/DksA family transcriptional regulator, producing MAKKGKAESEKNRYSDAELQEFKALIMDKLTEAKKDLELLSSSISRKDDHGTDDTYHSFKPMEDGSEVLTKEEVANLATRQKKFIQHLENALVRIENKTYGICRETGKLISKERLRAVPHATLSIDAKRQQSDGR from the coding sequence ATGGCAAAAAAAGGAAAAGCCGAAAGCGAAAAGAATCGCTACAGCGATGCGGAACTCCAGGAGTTCAAGGCGCTGATCATGGATAAACTGACTGAAGCAAAGAAGGACCTCGAATTGTTGAGCAGTTCTATCTCCCGTAAGGATGACCATGGTACCGATGATACATACCATTCTTTCAAACCAATGGAAGATGGATCTGAGGTGCTCACCAAGGAAGAAGTGGCCAACCTCGCCACCCGCCAGAAAAAGTTTATCCAGCATCTGGAAAACGCTTTGGTGCGTATCGAGAATAAAACGTATGGTATCTGCAGAGAAACAGGTAAGCTGATCTCTAAGGAGAGACTACGTGCAGTGCCTCATGCAACGTTGAGCATTGACGCAAAACGACAACAGTCTGACGGCCGGTAA
- a CDS encoding isoleucine--tRNA ligase, producing the protein MENKYKEYQKLNLPQIGVDMLALWERENTFEQSIAEKEGKPAFSFYEGPPSANGMPGIHHVMARTIKDLFCRFKTMQGFQVKRKAGWDTHGLPVELDVEKSLGITKEDIGTKLSVEEYNQACREGVLKYKDVWDDLTRKMGYWVDLDHPYITFENSYIESVWNLLQKFYNKDLLYKGYTVQPYSPAAGTGLSTHELNQPGCYREVKDTSIIAQFKVVKNEKSAFLFSSEDEDVRFLAWTTTPWTLPSNCALAVGEKITYVKARTFNRYTFQPVTIILAQDLVNKYFSEEARSADLASYKEGDKLIPCKVEATFTGKDLEGVKYEQLMPYVQPDESEGEAFRVILGDFVTTEDGTGIVHTASLFGADDFRVCQANNVPSILVKDENGQPMPLVDKQGRFVKEVTDFPGYYVKAEYEAPGVTDQPDYKPTDVLIAIKLKEDNKAFLVEKYAHSYPHCWRTDKPVLYYPLDSWFVRTTAMKDKLIEHNKTINWKPASTGTGRFGNWLENLVDWNLSRSRFWGIPIPIWTSEDKSEQKCIGSVEELKTEIGKAVKAGVMTSNPLESFKPGDFSEENYNRFDLHKPYADDVVLVSDSGKPMHRESDLIDVWFDSGAMPYAQFHYPFENEELFEKNYPADFIAEGVDQTRGWFFTLHAIAVMLFDSVAFKNVVSNGLVLDKNGNKMSKRLGNAVDPFKTIEQYGPDATRWYLITNAQPWDNLRFDIEGVAEVQRKFFGTLHNTYAFFALYANIDEFTGKEAPVPVKDRPEIDRWILSELHTLIGKTAACYDDYEPTRAGRLLEEFLDMHLSNWYVRLSRRRFWKGDYSTDKISAYQTLYECLVALAKMMAPIAPFYAEHLYRDLNGITGLEKHTSVHLAEFPKADQSVIDTDLEERMELAQKISHMVLSLRKKEKIRVRQPLNRITIPVLDKKFKDQVQSIADLVLSEVNVKKMEFLEEGSGVIVKRVKPDFKKLGPRFGKDMKRVSEAIAKLNQEEIATLEREGSYEMNLDGFKAVVELADVEVFSEDIPGWLVAHLDRITVALDINITDELKEEGIAREVVNKVQNLRKDLNFEVTDQIALRILKHEGISKAINNNKDYICAETLAASLEMVGELSGDGSVDVDVDEGVTTRIQILKYQKN; encoded by the coding sequence CATCACCAAGGAAGATATCGGCACCAAGTTGAGCGTGGAGGAGTACAACCAGGCCTGCCGTGAAGGGGTTCTGAAATATAAGGACGTTTGGGATGACCTGACCCGGAAAATGGGCTATTGGGTGGACCTGGATCACCCCTACATCACATTTGAGAACAGCTACATCGAGTCTGTATGGAATCTGTTGCAGAAATTTTACAACAAGGATCTGCTGTATAAGGGATACACCGTACAACCATATTCACCTGCAGCCGGCACCGGACTCAGCACGCACGAACTCAACCAACCCGGCTGCTACCGTGAAGTAAAGGATACCTCCATCATTGCCCAGTTCAAGGTGGTGAAGAATGAGAAGTCGGCCTTCCTGTTTTCTTCCGAAGATGAAGATGTACGCTTCCTCGCCTGGACAACCACGCCCTGGACCCTGCCATCCAACTGTGCCCTGGCCGTCGGAGAGAAGATCACGTATGTGAAAGCACGCACTTTCAACCGATATACATTCCAACCGGTGACCATCATCCTGGCGCAGGACCTGGTGAACAAATATTTTTCAGAGGAGGCCCGATCTGCGGATCTGGCCTCCTACAAAGAAGGGGATAAGTTGATTCCCTGTAAAGTGGAAGCAACCTTCACCGGCAAAGACCTCGAGGGCGTCAAGTATGAGCAACTCATGCCCTATGTACAGCCCGACGAGTCCGAAGGTGAAGCATTCCGCGTCATCCTCGGCGACTTCGTGACCACAGAAGATGGTACCGGCATCGTGCATACCGCTTCTCTCTTCGGTGCGGATGACTTCCGTGTATGCCAGGCCAACAACGTGCCGTCTATCCTGGTTAAAGATGAGAACGGTCAGCCCATGCCGCTGGTGGACAAGCAAGGGCGCTTTGTAAAAGAGGTGACAGACTTCCCCGGATACTACGTCAAGGCAGAATACGAAGCCCCAGGTGTAACGGATCAACCGGATTACAAACCCACCGATGTGCTCATCGCCATCAAACTCAAGGAAGATAACAAGGCCTTTCTGGTAGAGAAATATGCGCATAGCTATCCTCATTGCTGGCGTACCGACAAGCCTGTGCTTTACTATCCGCTCGACTCCTGGTTTGTGCGCACAACGGCGATGAAGGACAAGCTCATCGAGCATAACAAGACCATCAACTGGAAGCCTGCCTCTACCGGAACCGGACGATTCGGGAATTGGCTGGAAAACCTGGTGGACTGGAACCTGTCGCGCTCCCGGTTCTGGGGTATACCCATCCCTATCTGGACCAGTGAAGACAAGTCAGAACAGAAATGTATCGGTTCCGTGGAAGAGTTGAAAACGGAAATCGGGAAAGCCGTGAAGGCCGGGGTGATGACCTCCAATCCGCTGGAGTCATTTAAACCGGGCGATTTCTCCGAAGAGAACTACAATCGCTTCGATCTGCACAAGCCCTATGCGGATGATGTGGTGCTGGTTTCCGATAGTGGGAAGCCCATGCACCGTGAAAGCGATCTGATCGACGTATGGTTCGATTCCGGTGCGATGCCCTACGCACAGTTCCACTATCCTTTCGAGAATGAAGAACTGTTTGAAAAAAATTACCCGGCAGACTTCATCGCCGAAGGGGTGGATCAGACGCGTGGGTGGTTTTTCACCCTTCATGCCATTGCGGTGATGCTCTTCGATTCAGTGGCATTTAAGAATGTGGTGTCCAACGGACTCGTGCTGGACAAGAATGGCAACAAGATGTCGAAACGCCTGGGCAATGCGGTGGATCCGTTCAAGACCATCGAACAGTATGGTCCGGATGCTACCCGCTGGTACCTCATCACCAATGCACAGCCGTGGGATAACCTTCGCTTTGATATAGAAGGTGTGGCCGAGGTGCAAAGAAAGTTTTTCGGCACCCTCCATAACACTTATGCATTCTTTGCTTTGTATGCCAATATTGATGAATTCACGGGTAAGGAAGCGCCCGTTCCAGTGAAGGATCGTCCGGAGATTGACAGGTGGATTCTTTCTGAGTTGCACACGCTGATCGGTAAGACGGCCGCATGCTATGATGATTATGAACCAACCCGTGCAGGCCGGCTTCTGGAGGAATTTCTGGATATGCACCTCAGCAATTGGTATGTTCGTCTGAGCCGACGCCGTTTCTGGAAAGGGGATTATTCAACGGACAAGATATCCGCCTATCAGACACTTTACGAATGTCTGGTGGCGTTGGCAAAGATGATGGCGCCCATCGCACCGTTCTACGCAGAACACCTTTACCGGGATCTGAACGGGATCACAGGACTGGAGAAACATACTTCGGTGCACCTGGCAGAATTCCCGAAAGCCGATCAATCCGTGATCGATACGGATTTGGAAGAACGCATGGAGCTGGCACAAAAGATATCACACATGGTGTTGTCACTCCGGAAGAAAGAAAAGATCAGGGTACGTCAACCACTCAACCGTATTACAATCCCGGTGCTGGACAAGAAGTTCAAGGATCAGGTACAATCCATCGCAGACCTTGTTCTTTCAGAAGTGAATGTGAAGAAAATGGAATTCCTGGAAGAAGGATCGGGCGTGATTGTAAAGCGCGTGAAGCCGGATTTCAAGAAGCTCGGACCTCGTTTCGGGAAGGATATGAAAAGGGTGAGTGAGGCCATTGCAAAGCTGAACCAGGAGGAGATTGCAACCCTCGAGCGGGAAGGGTCGTATGAGATGAATCTTGACGGTTTTAAGGCCGTGGTTGAACTCGCTGATGTGGAAGTTTTCTCGGAAGACATTCCCGGATGGTTGGTGGCCCACCTGGATCGTATTACGGTAGCGTTGGATATCAATATCACCGACGAACTTAAAGAAGAGGGAATTGCGCGGGAAGTCGTGAATAAAGTACAGAATCTCAGGAAAGATTTGAATTTTGAAGTAACGGATCAGATCGCATTGAGGATCCTGAAACACGAAGGGATCAGCAAAGCAATTAATAACAACAAGGATTACATTTGTGCCGAGACCCTGGCAGCATCCCTTGAAATGGTAGGAGAGCTCAGCGGCGACGGCAGTGTGGATGTGGATGTAGATGAAGGCGTGACAACGCGAATACAAATTTTGAAGTACCAGAAAAACTAA